In Dyadobacter sp. CECT 9275, the following proteins share a genomic window:
- a CDS encoding Fic family protein: MEQTALKILSTRLLEEYCSKITHEHLQGYEQLEDSALSAGTFSFCTSSAAVFSSRLEGENIDLDAYVSHKRDGHQFLLDYVRKVDDIYNAYQFTRTVSCNENNLALVHQILTMNILPYHRRGKIRSVSSDFYSPREEITYSAAPSFIVKDELWKFYHDLKYLTTKQLTIQETFFFASMLHLVFVKIYPFDDANGRISRLIEKWFLSEKIGEKAWLIESEKNYYFNTESYYTNIGLLGSDYDTLDYSKALPFLLMLPQSLIGQK, from the coding sequence ATGGAACAAACAGCTTTAAAAATATTATCAACCCGGCTTCTGGAAGAATACTGCAGCAAAATAACGCATGAACATCTACAGGGTTATGAACAGCTGGAAGACAGCGCATTGTCTGCCGGAACATTCAGTTTCTGTACCTCCTCAGCAGCCGTTTTCTCGTCCCGGCTGGAAGGTGAAAACATTGATCTGGATGCCTATGTGAGCCATAAGCGGGATGGCCATCAGTTCCTGCTGGATTACGTGCGGAAAGTAGACGATATATACAATGCCTACCAGTTTACCCGTACGGTATCATGTAATGAAAATAACCTTGCGCTGGTTCATCAGATTCTTACCATGAACATTCTTCCGTATCACAGACGGGGAAAAATAAGATCTGTAAGCTCCGATTTTTATTCACCAAGGGAAGAAATCACCTATTCTGCCGCCCCTTCTTTTATAGTGAAAGATGAGCTCTGGAAGTTTTACCACGACCTCAAATACCTGACAACTAAACAATTGACCATACAGGAAACATTTTTCTTTGCCTCAATGCTTCACCTGGTATTTGTAAAAATTTATCCTTTTGACGATGCCAATGGCAGAATTTCACGGCTGATTGAAAAATGGTTTCTATCCGAAAAAATAGGTGAAAAAGCTTGGCTGATTGAGTCTGAAAAAAACTATTACTTCAATACGGAATCTTACTATACCAATATCGGGCTACTGGGGTCCGATTATGATACCCTTGATTATTCCAAAGCACTTCCGTTCCTCCTGATGTTGCCTCAGTCTCTCATTGGGCAAAAATAA